One segment of Cetobacterium somerae ATCC BAA-474 DNA contains the following:
- a CDS encoding glycosyltransferase family 4 protein encodes MWIINGRFLTQGITGVQRFAHEIIRELDNVVKPREYKILVPKNIVYKELKYKNIEIEICGNLEGHLWEQLELPLYVKKNKGQLLNLCNTAPIINPGVIAIHDIQTKVHPEFFSKKFALWYNILNYFNIKNSKKIITVSEFSKNEIIKYYGVSKDKIQVIYNGWQHMDRIKQSEDILNKFNIKTGEYILGVSSLNPNKNFKYILELAKLHPEYKFVIVGKKNSTIFKEIIVEELKNLIWTDYVNDEELKSLYASAKAFIFPSFYEGFGIPPLEAIACGCKNIFVSDTSCLSEVFEDSVSYINPKTIKKLHFIYTKNSQNILKKFEWKVSAQKIKNMLNRLTI; translated from the coding sequence ATGTGGATAATTAATGGTCGTTTTTTAACTCAAGGAATAACAGGAGTACAAAGATTTGCGCATGAAATTATAAGAGAATTAGATAATGTAGTAAAGCCAAGAGAGTATAAGATATTGGTTCCTAAAAATATAGTGTATAAAGAACTAAAATATAAAAATATAGAGATAGAGATATGTGGTAATTTAGAAGGACACTTATGGGAACAATTAGAGTTACCACTTTATGTAAAAAAAAATAAAGGTCAATTGTTAAATTTATGTAATACAGCTCCAATTATAAATCCTGGAGTTATAGCAATACATGATATTCAAACTAAAGTTCATCCTGAATTTTTTAGTAAAAAATTTGCCTTATGGTATAATATTTTAAATTATTTTAATATAAAGAATTCTAAAAAAATAATAACAGTATCAGAATTTTCAAAAAATGAAATTATAAAATATTATGGAGTTTCAAAAGATAAAATCCAAGTTATTTATAATGGATGGCAGCATATGGATAGAATTAAGCAAAGTGAGGATATTTTGAATAAATTTAATATAAAAACTGGAGAATATATTTTAGGAGTATCAAGTTTGAATCCAAATAAGAATTTTAAATATATTTTAGAATTAGCTAAACTTCATCCAGAATATAAATTTGTGATTGTAGGAAAGAAAAATAGTACCATATTTAAAGAGATTATAGTAGAAGAGTTAAAAAACTTGATTTGGACAGATTATGTTAATGATGAAGAGTTAAAAAGTTTATATGCTAGTGCAAAAGCATTTATATTTCCTTCTTTTTATGAAGGATTTGGAATACCACCTCTTGAAGCAATAGCGTGTGGATGTAAAAATATATTTGTTTCAGATACTAGTTGTTTGTCAGAGGTATTCGAAGATAGTGTAAGTTATATAAATCCGAAAACTATTAAAAAATTACATTTTATTTATACTAAAAACAGTCAAAATATTTTGAAAAAATTCGAGTGGAAAGTAAGTGCTCAAAAAATAAAAAATATGTTGAATAGACTAACTATATGA
- a CDS encoding serine O-acetyltransferase produces the protein MGYLNNTLKRYCKRNSLKEKVRVILTNRGFQSVMIYRVSNLLYKKKLGFISMILTRIIQILYSIDIDYKAKIDEGLLIFHGVGLVIGCGVIIGKNCTLFHNTTLGLKFSKNGDGMPILGNNVFIGCGTIILGEIEIENNKKIRAGSLIIS, from the coding sequence ATGGGCTATTTAAATAATACATTAAAAAGATATTGCAAGAGAAATTCACTGAAAGAAAAAGTTAGAGTAATTTTAACTAATAGAGGGTTTCAAAGTGTAATGATATATAGAGTTTCTAATTTGTTATATAAGAAAAAGTTAGGATTTATATCAATGATCTTAACAAGAATAATTCAGATTTTATATTCAATAGATATAGACTATAAAGCTAAAATAGATGAAGGACTTTTAATATTTCATGGAGTAGGATTGGTAATAGGATGTGGTGTGATAATAGGAAAAAATTGTACACTATTTCATAATACAACATTAGGGTTAAAATTTTCAAAAAATGGAGATGGAATGCCAATTTTAGGTAATAATGTTTTTATTGGATGTGGAACGATAATATTAGGGGAAATTGAAATTGAAAATAACAAAAAAATAAGAGCAGGAAGCTTAATAATAAGTTGA
- a CDS encoding IS110 family transposase, with protein sequence MIYVGIDIAKDKHDCYIVTSDGVLISDNLRITNTLEGFNTLYSIISSNCQVASDVRIGLESTGHYGINLENFLRTKGYQLTVFNPLAVASFRKSQTLRKTKTDKVDAKFITTLLFNSDQTPTALVSDEIRELKSLTRHRYRLIGQCAKLKVSVSRLLTILFPELGTLIWSIHQKSSYAMLLEFPSAHDISNCHLTKLTNLLSKTSKGKYGKDKAIALKNLASKSIGINSSGTSFELQQTIRIINYYLDEISILDKKIKELLIQMKTPLISIPGISYTLASIMLSEIGNISRFQTPAKLLAFAGLEPSVYQSGKFQATGTSMVKRGSTYLRWAIIQAARLVAMRDPTFKLYQEKKKNEGKHHYVAISHTSKKLLRVIFHLLKNNINFVPQN encoded by the coding sequence ATGATCTATGTAGGAATCGATATCGCGAAAGATAAGCATGACTGCTACATTGTTACCTCTGATGGCGTTCTTATCAGCGATAATTTAAGAATCACAAATACTCTTGAAGGATTTAATACTCTTTACTCCATTATCTCCTCAAACTGTCAAGTCGCTAGTGATGTGCGTATAGGGCTTGAATCTACCGGTCATTACGGTATCAATTTAGAAAATTTCTTGCGTACCAAGGGATACCAACTTACGGTATTTAATCCCCTTGCTGTAGCTTCCTTTAGGAAGTCTCAAACACTAAGAAAAACCAAAACTGACAAAGTTGATGCTAAGTTTATTACAACCTTGCTATTCAACTCAGATCAAACCCCAACAGCACTTGTATCTGATGAAATTAGAGAATTAAAATCTCTAACTAGACACCGTTATAGATTAATCGGACAGTGCGCTAAATTAAAAGTTTCTGTCTCGCGTTTACTTACAATTTTATTTCCCGAACTAGGGACGTTAATATGGTCGATACATCAAAAATCTAGTTATGCTATGCTTTTAGAGTTTCCAAGTGCTCATGATATTTCTAACTGTCATTTAACTAAATTAACTAATCTTTTATCCAAAACCTCAAAGGGAAAGTATGGAAAAGATAAGGCAATAGCTTTAAAAAATCTAGCTTCCAAATCTATTGGCATCAATAGTAGTGGAACTTCTTTTGAGCTTCAACAAACAATTAGAATAATTAATTATTATTTAGATGAAATTTCTATTTTGGATAAAAAAATCAAAGAACTTCTCATTCAAATGAAAACACCATTGATAAGTATACCTGGAATATCTTATACGCTAGCATCAATTATGTTATCTGAGATTGGAAATATCTCACGATTTCAAACTCCAGCTAAATTATTGGCTTTCGCAGGATTAGAACCTTCTGTTTACCAATCAGGAAAGTTTCAAGCTACAGGGACTTCAATGGTAAAAAGAGGTTCTACGTATCTTCGATGGGCAATCATACAAGCTGCACGCTTAGTAGCAATGCGTGATCCTACATTCAAACTTTATCAGGAGAAAAAGAAGAATGAAGGAAAACATCATTATGTTGCAATTAGTCATACATCTAAGAAGCTACTCAGAGTAATTTTTCATCTTTTAAAGAATAATATTAATTTTGTTCCACAAAACTAA